Proteins encoded together in one Lysinibacillus sp. FSL K6-0232 window:
- a CDS encoding NAD synthetase has protein sequence MRTSRVNATTSSVFRQENQYLHAGDISHNFGQNQQQPFKNNLQKNKVKKTNANSVSKQQRQPRSIPVTHMESDSNLQIRHELNETALKLSRISKQKKRLHSYRSSI, from the coding sequence ATGAGGACTTCTAGAGTAAATGCAACGACAAGTAGTGTTTTTCGGCAGGAAAATCAATATTTACATGCAGGGGATATTAGCCATAATTTTGGGCAAAATCAACAGCAGCCATTTAAAAACAACTTGCAAAAAAATAAAGTTAAAAAGACTAATGCTAATAGTGTGTCAAAGCAACAACGACAACCTCGTTCGATACCAGTAACACATATGGAAAGCGATAGCAATTTGCAAATTCGTCATGAGCTAAATGAAACTGCATTAAAATTAAGTCGTATAAGCAAACAAAAGAAGCGACTCCATAGTTACCGTTCGTCCATCTAA
- the nadE gene encoding ammonia-dependent NAD(+) synthetase — MTLQQQIIKELHVLPTIDVQQEIRKSIDFLKEYAKRYSFVKGFVLGISGGQDSTLTGKLAQLAVDELNAEVGEAKYSFWAVRLPYGVQADEQDCQDAIDYIKPTKVYTVNIKNAVDASVEALVNAGVELNDFVKGNEKARERMKVQYSIAAMNGAVVLGTDHAAEAVTGFYTKFGDGGADLVPIFRLNKRQGKQLLAELQCPKHLYTKIPTADLEENRPALPDEVALGVSYDQIDDYLEGKEIPEAARKTLEGYYLRSQHKRHLPITIFDDFWK; from the coding sequence ATGACCTTACAGCAACAAATTATTAAGGAATTACATGTATTACCGACAATAGATGTACAGCAGGAAATACGAAAATCCATTGATTTTTTAAAGGAATATGCAAAGCGATATAGCTTTGTAAAGGGCTTTGTTCTTGGTATTTCTGGCGGTCAAGATTCAACATTAACAGGGAAGCTAGCACAGCTTGCCGTTGATGAGCTAAATGCAGAAGTGGGTGAAGCAAAGTATTCATTTTGGGCTGTTCGTTTACCATATGGTGTACAGGCGGATGAACAGGATTGCCAAGATGCCATTGATTATATAAAGCCAACGAAAGTCTATACAGTGAATATTAAAAATGCTGTTGATGCAAGCGTTGAAGCTTTAGTAAATGCAGGTGTTGAGCTAAATGATTTTGTCAAAGGGAATGAAAAAGCACGTGAGCGTATGAAGGTGCAATATTCAATTGCTGCCATGAATGGGGCAGTTGTATTAGGAACTGATCATGCCGCGGAGGCTGTTACAGGCTTTTATACAAAATTTGGTGATGGTGGCGCAGACTTAGTGCCAATCTTTCGTTTAAATAAACGACAAGGTAAGCAATTATTAGCGGAACTTCAATGTCCAAAGCACCTTTATACGAAAATACCAACTGCGGATTTAGAAGAAAATCGTCCAGCGTTGCCAGATGAGGTAGCGCTTGGTGTGTCGTACGATCAAATTGATGATTATTTAGAGGGAAAAGAAATTCCAGAGGCAGCTCGCAAAACATTAGAGGGCTATTATTTGCGTTCACAGCATAAACGCCATTTGCCAATTACAATATTTGATGATTTTTGGAAATGA